DNA sequence from the Bufo bufo chromosome 3, aBufBuf1.1, whole genome shotgun sequence genome:
GCAGCGGCGGAGTAGCTGGGTAGAGAGGTAAGTGCAATCTGTGTGAGAGGCCCAGgcatttggggggaatttttggggttggataacccctttaagggataaaCTAGACTGTGTCGGTGATTGATGCAGGGTTTTGCTGTCTTTCATaagtgtaatgtaatgtaatgtaaaaaaaatcaattccaTATTTGTAAATAACatacaataaaaacaaaataattataGATATACAGTAATACTGCACTTCATGACAATCATACCCACAGCACAAGTGTAAACCTATCCGCCATTTCAATCATTTAACACTTTTTTTGTTGTGGTTTCACAATCTGCACTGGTTTTAAGTGAAGTTTTTGATTTTCTTATTTAACTCCTGAACAACCCATGACAGATATATTCCTCATGAGtggctaagggctcatgtacacaaccgttggatgttttgcggtccacaaattgcggatccacaaaacatggatacgggcctcgtgcattccgcattttagctatgactgggcggttaatgtacaaggttacagtctgtttagaaaggatcgtcaaaaccggagagggggaggggtctgcctttatataaagtcctgtctaaagcccacagtccatgaagatataagtgagggacatgaacatgtggagtcactgtgggtagagatacatggaggcaaaaacaacaataaattactaataggagtttactataaaccacctaatataccagagtccacagaaaatctactactaaacgagatagacgaggcggcaaatcataatgaggtggttattatgggggacttcaactacccagatatagactgggaaactgaaacctgtacatctcaaaggaaacaggttctcggcaataaccaaagacaattacctttcccaactggttcaggacccgactagagggacggccatactggacttagtattaaccaataggcctgacagaacaacagacgtgcaggtcgggggacacctgggaaatagtgaccataaagtaataaccttccaattatcattcaaaagagcgtttctacagggaggaacaaaaataccaaacttcaaaaaagctcaatttagccaactaagagaggccataggcctaactaactgggacaaagtcctcaaaaataaaaatacagccacaaaatgggatatctttaaaagctcattgtgagaggtacataccgtatgggaataaaaggttaaggaacaaaaagaaaccaatgtggataaacagaactgtaaagaaagcaataaatgttaaaaagtataaatctgaaggtgtcggccctttaaagagtaatgaggggggagtcgcagagagcgacgaggagaaagcaaagctgttaaatatttttttctccagtgtattcactgaggaaaataaactgtcagatgaaatgcagaatgtaaaaataaattccccattaaaagtgtcctgtctgacccaggaagaagtacatcagcgacttaaaaagattaaaatagacaaatcgccaggaccggatggcatacacccccgtatcccaagggaattaaataatgtcatagccagacccttatttctgatatttgcggactctatactgacagggaatgtcccacaggattggcgcatggcaaatgtggtgccaatattcaaaaagggtccaaaaacagagcctggaaactataggccggtaagtttaacatctgtcgtgggtaaactgtttgaaggttttctgagagatgctatcttagagcatctcaacggaaataagcaaataacgccatatcagcatggcttcgtgagggatcggtcatgtcaaactaatttaatcagtttctatgaggaggtaagttctagacttgacagcggcgaatcaatggatgtcgtatatctggacttctccaaagcatttgacactgtaccacataaaaggttagtatataaaatgagaatgctcggactgggagaaaacgtctgtatgtgggtaagtaactggctgagggatagaaaacagagggtggttattagtggtacacactcagattgggtcactgtcactagtggagtacctcaggggtcagtattggaggggtcactgtcactagtggggtacctcaataGAATTGGGCCCCATTCTCTTTtagtatatttattaatgatcttgtagaaggcttgcatagtaaaatatcaattttcgcagatgactctaaactgtgtaaagtaattaaagggattctgtcaccaggtttcaccccctccagataaaaatctggttatgttcagggagctttcacgattcctaatgtggtcttataaatgtaatctgtaggctcattttgctaaaaaaaacgctattactaacctgtcattcaacaaaataaggtgcccaaggggatgtaagtggaccgaagctgccgcccgcacccgccgccgttcgtaccCAGCTCtgcctttcccgacctcagcgccgcctcataatcctgtgtgacgcctccggctctccctccctcctccttctgctctaacatctcgcgcgtgcgcacagggctctgccagtgtgcaggtcatcgagaggttgagcgaagtgccggcgcatgcgcacttcgctctatgaagccgaacggagaagtccgcacgggcgcatcaggcagagcactgtgcgcacgcgcgagatgttagagcagaaggaggggggaaggagggagagccggaggcgtcacacaggattatgaggcggcgctgaggtcgggaaaggcggagctgggcacgaacggcggcgggtgcgggcggcagcttcggtccacttacatccccttgggcaccttattttgttgaatgacaggttagtaatagcgttttttttgcaaaatgagcctacagattacatttataagaccacattaggaatcatgaaagctccctgaacataaccatatttttatctggagggggtgaaacctggtgacagaatccctttaacactgaagaggacagtatactgtatatatactacagaggacaggataatatatatatatatatacagtacagaccaaaagtttggacacaccttctctttcaaagagttttctttattttaatgactatgaaaattgtagattcaccctgaaggcatcaaaactatgaattaacacatgtggaattatatacataacaaacaagtgtgaaacaactgaaaatatgtcatattctaggttcttcaaagtagccaccttttgctttgattactgctttgcacactcttggcattctcttgatgagcttcaagaggtagtcccctgaaatggttttcacttcacaggtgtgccctgtcaggtttaataagtgggatttcttgccttataaatagggttgggaccatcagttgcgttgaggagaagtcaggtggatacacagctgatagtcctactgaatagactgttagaatttgtattatggcaagaaaaaagcagctaagtaaagaaaaacgagtggccatcattactttaagaaataaaggttagtcagtcagctgaaaaattgtgaaaactttgaaagtaagggctatttgaccatgaaggagagtgatggggtgctgagccagatgacctggcctccacagtcatcggacctgaacccaatcgagatggtttggggtgagctggaccgcagagtgaaggcaaaagggccaacaagtgctaagcatctctgggaactccttcaagactgttggaagaccatttcaggggactacctcttgaaactcatcaagagaatgccaagagtgttcaaagcagtaatcaaagcaaaaggtggctactttgaagaacctagaatatgacatattttcagttgtttcacacttgtttgttatgtatataattccacatgtgttaattcatagttttgatgccttcatagtcatgaaaataaagaaaactctttgaatgagaaggtgtgtccaaacttttggtctgtactgtaaatatatatacactacagagaacagtatactgtataaatatatactacagaggacagtatactgctacagatggatctggatagattggaggcttgggcagataagtggcagatgaggtttaacactgacaaatgtaaagttatgcacatgggaaggaataatgcaagtcacccgtacatactaaatggtaaaacactcggtaacaccgacatggaaaaggatctaggaattttaataaacagcaaactaagctgcaaaaaacagtgtcaggcagctgctgccaaggccaataagataatgggttgcatcagaaggggcatagatgccggtgatgagaacatattcctaccactttacacatcactagtcagaccacacatggagtactgtgtacagttctgggctcctgtaaacaaggcagacatagcagagctggagagggtccagaggagggcaactaaagtaataactggaatggggcaactacagtaccctgaaagattatcaaaattattcactttagaaaaaagatgactgaggggagatctaattactatgtataaatatatcaggggtcagtacagagatctatgtataaatatatcaggggtcagtacagagatctctcccatcatctatttatccccaggactgtgactgtgacgaggggacatcctctgtgtctggaggaaagaaggtttgtacacaaacatagaagaggattctttacggtaagagcagtgagactatggagctctctgcctgaggaggtggtgatggggagtacaataaaggaattcaagaggggcctggatgtatttctggagcgtaataatattacaggctatagctactagagaggggtcgctgatccagggagttattctgattgcatgattggagtctggaaggaattttatttccccctaaagtgaggaaaattggcttctacctcacagggttttttgccttcctctggatcaacttgcaggataacaggccgaactggatggacaaatgtcttttttcggccttatttactatgttactatgttaccctaatagaacagtactatccttgtctgtaatgcggacaataataggacatgttctattttttggcggaacagccatgcggacatacagacaccgaatgcacacggagtcatttccgttttattTGCtgccccatcgaagtgaatggttctgcatacgggctgcaaaaaaatggaacggacacgggaaaaaatacgttcatgtgcatgagccctaaggcatttATGGAGCAGGCTCACAAGGTGATCCCACCCCATGCATGGCTGGTGCCgacaagataatacaaccagcgcCCAGCCGCAGTGCGGGATTGGAGATAACTCTAACCCCAGTATTTTAACCCTGCAGATGCTGTAGTCGATAGTGACTGTGGTACTTGAGCTGTTAGGGGAGGAGGCTCACTCTGTCCCTTAACTGGAGCCCCTGCTGCAAAATCATGGGGCTCCGATCTGTTGCTATGACAGCCTGGGACCTTGTGAAGGTTCCCAGGGATGTCATAACGATCTGTCTGTAAAAATACCATAGACCacaatagtattctattgcagtaCATGGGACAGGTGATCAGAAGATTGCATGTACCTGTTCTCTAAGGGGACTAAAAATGATGCAAAGAATTTGTTTgtaaatcttaaaaaaaaaaattaacataaaataTTGAAAAGAAATTCAAATCACCCTTTtactaattttacaaaaaataggCCCATCTGGTATCAACACGTCCAAAAATGTCTGAGCTATTAAACGATAAAAAATATATGCTCCTCTATAGCGCCCTATGATGGCGCCATATGGCAGACTACAAAGTCTACAGCACCATAGTATAGAACTATAGGGCTTCTATGTGTCGCAGTATAGGCTCCACGTACACGAGGATAGTACAATCGATACATGTGTTACACACCCACACATAaagataaaaatctgaaaaggaaATCGTTTTCATCCATCAGAcccgatatttttaattttttacgaattggcaaaaaaattatgatAATCTCAGTATTTCGTGGCATTTGTAGTATGTGTTTTAGGTTGCATCAGCCCGATATTTCAAAATCCATATCTTCAAACCACAATAATTATCAGATAtttatcaagaaaaaaaaaaaaaaaaaagtaaaacaatgaaaCGCGTTAGACCTTGAGGTCAGATCTGGTTTCGTTATTACTGTGTATGCAGTGGGTGGTGGCAAccataaaaaaactaataaactagtaaaaaaaaaatcttaaaaaaaaaatctattaactTAAAAGTATCTTGGAactattaaaaaattatatatattatatatcatataatatattataacattacatataaatataggtgaaactcaaaaaatttgaatatcgttcaaaagtccatttatttcagtaatgcaacttaaaattagaattttgtgaaaaggtttaatattctcggctcaaagtgtcaccctctagtcagctaattcatccataccccctgagcaaaggggacctgagattgtgactttgtggtttcataagctgtaagcaggcccggtgctataataaggcagaccaagcagcCGCCTTAGGGAGCTGAGAAGGagggggggcggaaaaatgaaactttcttttttccattaatcacttgcatgccgccggccttgtgcggctgttctcctctgtgtggtggtcctcatatcttctctctgggctcccgagtcctgacaagttgtttgaggacctttcccactctgccaatcagtggccgcagctgtgtcacgtgtcagggcagtgatttcctgctgagccaatcactggtctgacacatgacacagctgcagccactgattggctgagcgggaaaggtcctcaaagtcttgtcaggagcacagagagaagataccaggaccacacagagggtgaggggagctgctgcagacgggaacaggcccaggtgaggagcataatgtttatttttacacaacattaatagaggagggaaatgtgacatgaggggggatgtgacatgggggggaaaaatgtgacatggggggggatgtgccatggagggggagaaatgtgacatggagggggagaaatgtgacacaaaggggtgaTGTGAAAatcagggggtgatgtgacatggagggggagaaatgtaacatggagggggagaaatgtcacatttctccccctccatgtcacatcacccccctatgtcacatttctcccactccatgtcacatttctcccccctccatgtcacatttctcccccctccatgtcacatcacgccctcctttttacatcacccccaccgagttgtgggggaagggggggcaaaatgtagcttcgcttgtgtgtacaaaaatccttgcaccggccctggctgtaagccataatcatccaaattataacaaataaaggcttgaaatatctcgctttgcctgtaatgagtctcatgtgttagtttcaccttttaagttgcattactgacataaattaactttgcacgatattccaatttttcgagtttcacctgtagatatatatatataaatatatagtataatagagtataaataaataattgaataaaAAAGTCAAATTTAATACAAAAGTCAAGGGCATTAATGGACATCACataaatagatatataatagtaatttaaaacaaatatttaaactataattaaaaatgttacaTTATGCTATAATTTTAGATTATGCTGTAATTTTAGGATTTTAAACACTGTTTATTTGTAATATATAAAAgtagttttaaatatatatatatatatatatatatatatatatatattatcataaTTAGGATTTCCTAGAAGTCAGATTTAGAATGAAGACGCTCTACCATACTGTCATAAAATACCTTCTGTTAATGCAATAACTGGCCATACAAAAATTCTAGATATTTATAGGTTTACAAGTCAAACATCTAACCAAAAGTGATGATAATAATACTATAAGCATTAATAATATAaaaagcaataataataataataacaatagtataaataaggctactttcacacttgcggcagagtgatccggcaatctgcatgcaaacggacagcatttgtagacggatccggatgcaaaTCCgtattacaaatgcattgcaagaacggatccgtctctccgcatgTCATccagagaaacggatccgttatattttttttcacatttttaccacgCGCACACCGGAAGGATGgattcggcattccggtatttttattggcactaatacatttcaaagtaaattaatgccggatccagcaactgatccggaattttggacggagagaataccggtatttcctccgtccaaaacgccgttcagggactgaactgaagacgtcctgatgcatcttgaacggattgctctccattcagaatgcattaggataaaactgatcagttattttccggtattgagcccctaggacggaactcagtgccggaaaagaataacgctagtgtgaaagtcctACTCTTTGCATCTCTCCACACTGAGACCAAATCACATTTTCTGACAAGCACCTCGGGGAGCATATTGGAATTTATTACTATCAAGTTTAATTTCATATTATTAGGTGTTTTTGACCACGAGCGGCCCACGGAATACACCATTTGGCTCCTATATCAGGATGGTGCCCATAGCAGATGCCTTAGTCAAATTGTTCCATTTGTTACATTTTACCGGTaattccttttatttatttttgttttattgtttcTTTCACATTAATATTAAATACAATCTACCAGTATATTCGGGATTACCTGAGTGCCAGCTCCTCACCTATTCCACTACTTGGATTACCCTTAGTATACCGGTGGGTGAGCTGCCCCATCTGTACACAGGGCGTAGAGGTGAAGTCAGGATATCTATAATTTTCCTGGTACAtttaatacttaaagggaacctgagacTTTGAACATAATTATAAAATATCTTCATAAatgaataacaataaaaaaatgtagaaatataaaaaagtcatCTCTGGGTGGAGTGAATGTCTTGTTTATGCGCTATGCATGTGTACTGGGTGTGTAACCACAGGAAGGCACAGCGTACTCTCGCCCTTGTGGTATAAAGCCCATTGTATCTCACTTGAGTTACGTTACATCGATAATGTCCCTCCACCAGTCACCTGACGCCACGGGCAATGAATCCTGGCCGGAATACTACTATGACATAGAAGAGGAATGCCAGTTTCAGGAGTTGCCCCATGCCCGTTGGATCCTGCCCACCCTCTACTCCATCTTTTTCCTGGTTGGGTTCTTGGGCAATGTGGTGGTGATCGCAATGGTCTCCAAGCGTACCTCACGTCGCTCGGACATCTTTATCCTGAACCTTGCCGTCTCCGACCTCCTCTTCGTCTTTACGTTGCCTCTGTGGGCCTCTTCTTCGGCACGCAGTGGATACTGGCCCTTTGGAGTTTACCTATGCAAGGCTAGTGGATTTGTCATAGCCGTCAACCGCTGCGCCAGCTCCTTTCTCATGGCCGTCATGAGCGTGGACCGATACGTGACCGTGATAAAGGGAAAGAAGATGCACCCGCTCCGAACACGGTCCTACAGTCTTGCAGCCTGCTGCACAGTTTGGGCCATTTCCATCCTTGTTGGATGCCCGTCGTTGGTGAGCAGAGATCTTGATAGCAACAATTTTGCCTGCGTGGACTCCTATCAGTGGTTGTTCACTATACAATACAAAATGGTGCTTACCTTCCTCacctttgtccttccttttgctGTCGTCCTTTTCTGCTATTGCAGTATGGCCAAGTACCTGTGGAACTACTTTGGCAAGCAAGTGAGGGCGATGACGAGTACAGGGAAGCCCCAGCGTGGGCACAGCTGGCTCCGTATTGTGTTATGTGTGGTTGGGGCTTTTTGCTTGTCTTGGCTTCCTTTTAATGCTCTTAACACCGTCTTAGTGATCCACAATCTACTCGAGACTAACATGACCTGCTCCACAGAGGTATTCATAGGCCAAGCCTTGAGTGTCGCGGCCGCTCTTGCCTTTGCCAACAGTTGCTCCAACCCACTCATCTACGCCCTTCTGGACTCAGGATTCAGGCGTCGGGCTCGACGGTGTTTGCCAGGGCTGTTCCTCACTTGTTGTTCAGCTTTGCACATCCCAACCTGGACTGTGCCAATCACTATCACGAGTATGGAGAGTACAACACCTACACTGACAACCGATGATCATGCCAGCCAACCAAGAGTTTGGAATCGCTTAATGCAAACCGTCCTGAGAAAGATCTGCAGACAACAACCTGGCACATAGGTTTCGAGCGGACATACAAGAGAACTGCATGGGCCAAGTGCCCAGGTCTTGCCAGATTCGGACACTGTTTCCCAAACTGGACACAGCGAtgacccctggtggtgagatcatAACTGGACTATACTGGAAATGGCTTCATTGGACTGTGCATAGTTATATTTGCTAGCCTGGGTTCTTTGCACATAGATGTAACATAGAAATATCAGACACAAGATTGCATTGCGATGATATATGCAAATCTAAAATATTACATTTACACATGTCCAGGACGCTGAGATATGAGGAGCTGTTTGATGTTGCCTTCCCCTTTTAGTGCTGTTTTATTTCTCCATATGTACTTTTTGGACCCCCCCCAATGACCACACGTTGCTGCTCATCATAGGCGACACATTGCTCAAGCAGCTCTATAGTCTGAGAAGCCCAGCAAACAGCTCCTCGTATCTCAGCTCCATGGTTTTCTATGGAACATAGGTGAAGATATTCAGACACACATTTGGATATATGTTCTGTTGGTTGGGAATGACATAATCAAGGGTTATCTGATGTCGCTTTGTagcaaaatcttttttttaaaaattaaaaagtaatTTACGCTTAACtgaatctttttttaaatttttttttaattaaatggtCAGGAATATTACATAGAATTTGGGAAAAGTTTGCCCGGGCAGATACAGGGCTCAGAAACAAGAAGAGACATTAGTACAATCTGCtgtcctctgttat
Encoded proteins:
- the LOC120994039 gene encoding probable G-protein coupled receptor 25, whose amino-acid sequence is MSLHQSPDATGNESWPEYYYDIEEECQFQELPHARWILPTLYSIFFLVGFLGNVVVIAMVSKRTSRRSDIFILNLAVSDLLFVFTLPLWASSSARSGYWPFGVYLCKASGFVIAVNRCASSFLMAVMSVDRYVTVIKGKKMHPLRTRSYSLAACCTVWAISILVGCPSLVSRDLDSNNFACVDSYQWLFTIQYKMVLTFLTFVLPFAVVLFCYCSMAKYLWNYFGKQVRAMTSTGKPQRGHSWLRIVLCVVGAFCLSWLPFNALNTVLVIHNLLETNMTCSTEVFIGQALSVAAALAFANSCSNPLIYALLDSGFRRRARRCLPGLFLTCCSALHIPTWTVPITITSMESTTPTLTTDDHASQPRVWNRLMQTVLRKICRQQPGT